Proteins from a single region of Candidatus Bathyarchaeia archaeon:
- a CDS encoding DUF424 family protein, with amino-acid sequence MGLVYARSYKTEKGTMVACCDKELLGKIFREGKLKLSLQTNFYGNAAVDLLEAVVLLDTADILNLVGENVVRAAIERGLVHPHAVISIAGVPHVQVMKL; translated from the coding sequence TTGGGCCTCGTCTACGCCCGGTCATACAAGACTGAGAAGGGCACGATGGTGGCGTGTTGTGATAAGGAGTTGCTTGGGAAAATCTTTCGCGAGGGCAAGTTGAAACTCTCGTTGCAGACGAACTTCTATGGAAACGCGGCTGTCGACCTTTTGGAAGCAGTTGTGTTACTGGACACGGCTGACATTCTCAACCTTGTCGGTGAAAACGTCGTTCGAGCAGCGATCGAAAGGGGCCTGGTTCATCCGCACGCGGTAATATCGATAGCCGGGGTCCCGCACGTGCAAGTTATGAAACTCTAG
- a CDS encoding RHS repeat domain-containing protein, producing MVSTLIFLTVLGSIGTVMPGIVHAFGLMLSPSTTSQDGQCVSKPLNATASMSCSNADSESSTPQSVGSDVVQNPSIPRTILSDVSSRIGASGVTPNSPQNLTLYNSAITMRLLGGLTSHDELLAPDRRVLSAWSFWGVEVAGNGTGGWIPLIASSSSFSVVGTNRTGSYVIRSLQLKTAQYSGSLEIAYKAMMAGPLKWDLKFSPATNGHYRLVYEWLNTATNSHLDSLRKNFRVTYPTANFTFSWADVPSTNNVTASLVAPRFSISIDLGQLVANSKVLIDPSMVASTTFQGATQYPFQRKIIYDPKGGYYFVFYSNGSAVGYSASHDGNSWSPMKAMPSGWPSFLNGPTSLPSVAISGQRVVVAAGDYLAPHDNTKGVLNLSVRYAIGTVSGGTIAWGATRNATAFTYDCGQGFGCTSQNFAVRFVYAMLTSNGDIAFAYNVHWNYFGCSNCESVRLYYLRGSSNYTATIESYTDCNDDPAVGVALPEGDPSNGVVRLVYEDPGSNPCGVNGYQLKSVTYSSATNSLGQVDLNGGSDGIHQFSATSDAEYNTHVVYGSNPINYIFHATGSSWTSATDVFQSGGGGPVSPTITVDLSTDTVYVFGLLWVSTYNMTVVMRSKSPNQSLYWYDATTTYQFKNRILPTSLGSTFASMSSTNSSSIALVWSEGTNPQIGGSGFYNVTFGAIPIQTVWSPYAFPTNPWDGSGLAPNGQYSQSLSESVSPSTGALTIVQNDLTVPGRGIDFSVSRVFTGINIPYSQAPVGNGWQLNLPSYDWYNYAVYLSNGQSYRYPIGWNQGSCTPCIWENHQGEHFRLSTDGAGVNLITKSGLTYHFDCLGNCYWRLSRITDATRNNTITFGHSDGGNNFRISNATDTVGRVLWFCYTNGLITSLEQRASGSCGQQVGLVRKVTYSQSGGNLVAVTDPANRATGFQYNGAGEITQVTYSTGWYSSYTYAGELMGTGATGYRVYQQSVYSSSAALIRKFTYSYSEDSGTDQVTRSTVTAYNGTSTQPSAYTDYAFSFSTVKWNVSDVHHSFLRGVIQVFGVQGTIPQETILVTDGSSLGSFTNYYGYDLWGNQIYSRQSINPTTKWSHERFNAYYNDGLPVSFSAFQDSFNQTQGTAPNNNWRVQNGYWMVRNRVFNGTQTGGQQESVFAWSDIKKSDLSLQASVYITRQSNTTAGAAPRAGIFAHYVGSGTSKWGLVLIMHSDGSKHLDLFDEWGQMLASPTCNFITGAWYTFNMTVHGTFATGWASSPGQPACPSVTGNFPGSSPAINGTGFGLYAGGYSTLFANVTATTVSPLITGTGFPIHS from the coding sequence TTGGTATCGACTTTGATCTTTCTTACAGTTTTGGGATCCATCGGCACAGTCATGCCCGGAATAGTCCACGCCTTCGGGTTGATGCTGTCACCGTCGACGACATCTCAGGACGGTCAATGTGTCTCGAAGCCCCTTAACGCCACTGCTTCAATGAGCTGTTCAAACGCAGATTCGGAATCGAGCACCCCACAGAGCGTAGGCTCCGATGTAGTTCAGAATCCCTCCATTCCAAGAACAATCCTTTCTGACGTAAGCTCACGCATCGGCGCGAGCGGCGTGACCCCCAACTCGCCCCAAAACCTGACCCTGTACAATTCTGCGATAACGATGCGACTACTCGGAGGATTAACGTCGCATGATGAACTTCTTGCCCCAGATCGTCGCGTTTTGAGCGCTTGGTCCTTCTGGGGTGTAGAGGTTGCAGGCAATGGGACTGGCGGCTGGATTCCTTTGATTGCTTCTTCAAGCTCGTTCTCAGTGGTGGGAACCAATCGAACAGGTAGCTACGTGATTCGATCCTTGCAATTGAAGACAGCTCAATACTCAGGCTCGTTAGAAATCGCTTACAAAGCAATGATGGCAGGGCCGCTCAAATGGGACCTCAAGTTCTCACCTGCCACAAATGGGCACTATCGATTAGTTTACGAATGGCTTAACACGGCCACTAATTCCCACCTGGATTCCCTTCGAAAGAACTTTCGTGTCACCTATCCCACTGCGAACTTCACTTTCTCTTGGGCAGACGTGCCAAGCACAAACAACGTCACCGCCTCGCTAGTTGCTCCAAGATTCTCTATCTCAATTGACCTAGGACAGCTGGTTGCAAATTCGAAGGTGCTCATCGACCCAAGCATGGTGGCAAGTACTACCTTCCAGGGCGCAACTCAATATCCCTTCCAACGAAAGATCATCTATGACCCAAAGGGCGGATACTATTTTGTTTTCTATTCGAACGGGTCAGCAGTCGGTTACAGCGCGTCCCACGACGGAAACTCTTGGTCGCCGATGAAAGCAATGCCAAGCGGTTGGCCAAGTTTTCTCAACGGGCCGACCTCGTTGCCCTCTGTTGCGATTTCTGGACAGAGAGTTGTCGTTGCTGCGGGTGACTATCTCGCCCCGCATGATAACACTAAGGGAGTACTGAACCTGTCAGTTCGATACGCCATTGGCACAGTCTCGGGCGGGACCATCGCCTGGGGCGCAACTCGTAATGCAACGGCGTTCACGTATGACTGCGGGCAAGGATTCGGTTGTACAAGCCAAAACTTCGCCGTCAGGTTTGTCTACGCAATGCTGACTTCGAACGGCGACATTGCATTTGCGTATAATGTTCACTGGAACTATTTCGGTTGTTCGAACTGCGAATCGGTTCGACTCTACTATCTTAGAGGCTCATCAAACTATACGGCGACCATCGAATCGTATACTGATTGCAACGACGACCCGGCTGTTGGCGTGGCTCTCCCAGAGGGAGACCCAAGCAATGGTGTGGTTAGACTTGTGTACGAGGATCCCGGATCCAACCCGTGCGGAGTCAATGGTTACCAGCTGAAATCGGTGACATACTCTTCGGCCACGAATTCTCTTGGCCAAGTTGACCTTAACGGTGGATCCGATGGAATCCATCAGTTTTCGGCGACTTCAGACGCGGAGTACAATACTCACGTGGTCTACGGCAGTAACCCCATCAATTACATCTTCCACGCTACTGGTTCCTCTTGGACAAGCGCCACCGACGTCTTCCAGTCGGGGGGAGGGGGGCCGGTCTCCCCGACAATCACGGTTGACCTATCGACGGATACTGTGTATGTTTTCGGGCTTTTGTGGGTGTCAACATACAATATGACAGTGGTGATGCGGAGCAAGTCTCCAAACCAAAGCCTCTATTGGTATGATGCAACGACCACTTACCAGTTCAAGAACCGAATACTTCCAACGAGTCTCGGATCCACCTTTGCCTCTATGAGTTCTACCAATTCGAGCAGTATCGCCCTAGTCTGGAGCGAAGGGACGAATCCACAGATCGGGGGAAGCGGATTCTACAATGTAACCTTTGGCGCTATCCCAATCCAGACCGTCTGGTCACCATACGCGTTTCCCACAAATCCTTGGGATGGAAGTGGGCTTGCTCCAAATGGACAATACTCTCAGAGTCTAAGCGAATCAGTCTCGCCCAGCACCGGAGCCCTGACCATCGTTCAGAACGACCTCACCGTGCCAGGAAGAGGGATCGACTTTAGCGTGTCCCGCGTCTTCACCGGAATCAACATCCCCTACTCCCAAGCTCCCGTCGGGAATGGCTGGCAGCTCAACCTTCCCTCCTACGATTGGTACAACTATGCCGTCTACCTCTCGAACGGGCAGAGTTATCGATACCCGATCGGGTGGAACCAAGGGTCGTGCACTCCGTGCATCTGGGAGAACCACCAAGGTGAACACTTTCGTCTGTCGACCGACGGGGCGGGGGTAAACCTGATCACAAAATCCGGGCTAACATATCATTTCGACTGTCTCGGCAACTGCTATTGGAGGCTATCTCGAATCACTGACGCGACAAGAAATAACACCATAACCTTTGGTCACTCAGATGGTGGGAACAATTTCAGGATTTCCAACGCGACGGACACCGTCGGCAGGGTCCTTTGGTTTTGCTACACGAACGGCCTCATAACGAGTCTTGAACAGAGGGCATCAGGAAGCTGCGGGCAACAAGTCGGGTTGGTCAGGAAAGTCACCTATTCTCAAAGCGGCGGCAACCTTGTCGCGGTCACCGACCCCGCCAATAGGGCTACCGGATTCCAATACAATGGCGCAGGGGAAATTACACAGGTCACATATTCGACCGGCTGGTACTCAAGCTACACTTACGCAGGCGAGCTAATGGGGACCGGTGCAACAGGCTATCGCGTGTACCAACAAAGCGTCTACTCATCATCGGCAGCGCTAATTCGCAAATTCACATACTCATATAGCGAAGATTCAGGAACGGACCAAGTCACTCGCTCCACCGTCACAGCATACAACGGAACCTCAACGCAACCGTCGGCCTATACTGACTATGCGTTTTCATTTTCCACAGTGAAGTGGAATGTGTCCGATGTCCATCATTCATTCCTCAGGGGGGTCATCCAAGTATTTGGCGTTCAAGGAACAATTCCCCAAGAGACCATTCTAGTTACAGACGGATCGAGCCTAGGAAGCTTCACGAACTATTACGGTTATGACCTCTGGGGGAACCAGATCTACAGTCGACAGTCAATTAATCCAACGACCAAATGGTCTCACGAACGCTTCAACGCTTACTATAACGATGGACTTCCTGTAAGCTTTAGCGCCTTCCAAGACTCGTTCAATCAGACTCAGGGAACTGCTCCGAACAACAATTGGAGGGTTCAGAATGGCTATTGGATGGTCCGCAACAGAGTCTTTAACGGAACCCAGACCGGGGGTCAGCAAGAGAGTGTTTTCGCCTGGTCTGACATCAAGAAGAGCGACCTTTCTTTGCAGGCTAGCGTCTACATAACTCGACAGTCTAATACGACAGCGGGAGCCGCCCCGCGCGCTGGCATTTTCGCTCACTATGTCGGAAGCGGGACGAGCAAGTGGGGGCTAGTTTTGATAATGCACTCTGATGGCTCAAAACACTTGGATCTCTTTGACGAATGGGGACAGATGCTCGCTAGTCCGACATGCAACTTCATCACAGGGGCATGGTACACGTTCAACATGACTGTTCACGGGACATTCGCAACTGGCTGGGCAAGCTCGCCTGGCCAACCTGCTTGTCCCTCCGTCACAGGAAACTTTCCAGGTTCGAGCCCCGCGATCAACGGAACTGGATTTGGACTATACGCAGGAGGATACAGTACCCTGTTCGCCAACGTCACGGCAACAACTGTATCCCCACTGATAACAGGAACGGGTTTTCCAATTCATTCATAG
- the metG gene encoding methionine--tRNA ligase, which translates to MERLGRWVVCCGWPYVNDRPHLGTFTQLLSADVYARYLRLKREDVVMVSGSDEHGTPIEVEAIKLGIPPRQLTNKNHKLIVHLIKTFQIEFDNYTRTESRVHKDFVRDFYLKVEKNGYVYGQKITQLYCLKDKRFLPDRFVEGECPYCHNPNARGDQCDNCGRVLDPKDLINPRCALDHEIPVQRESEHWFFDLPKLSDPLRKYIETNPNFPENARNFSLAWIRDGLKPRSLTRDNAWGIAAPFKGAKGKTIYVWMEAVLGYVSATKEWAEKKKRPSLWKKYWFDPKSRNVHFIGKDNIPFHVVIFPGLLLATRENYDLPWEVSSSEYIQLEGQKFSRSRKIGIWMDEAVELEAPEYWRYALISLRPEQKDTNFTWDEFARKVNTELNDVLGNYVHRTISFIQTHYKGKVPEYSVTKEQHRMILASLSSILPRVDDRLEHFRLKEALEQVVELAREGNRYLNEHEPWRLYKTDVQAAGETLGVSVQIVAALGILLQPFLPSTSKKICLSLARKSSIPWKSAGQPIIKPGARIGLLKPLFHKVNAEKLRARLEEIRSRAPNEAEA; encoded by the coding sequence GTGGAAAGACTGGGAAGATGGGTTGTATGCTGTGGATGGCCATACGTCAACGACCGTCCACACCTCGGAACCTTCACCCAGCTATTGTCCGCCGACGTCTACGCACGCTACCTTAGACTCAAGAGAGAGGACGTTGTCATGGTCAGTGGAAGCGACGAACATGGCACTCCAATTGAGGTAGAGGCTATCAAACTCGGCATACCCCCCCGACAGCTGACCAACAAGAACCACAAACTCATCGTCCATCTTATCAAGACCTTCCAGATCGAGTTTGACAACTACACTCGAACCGAGAGCCGAGTCCACAAAGACTTCGTCCGAGACTTCTACCTCAAAGTCGAAAAGAACGGCTACGTATACGGACAGAAGATAACCCAGCTCTACTGTCTCAAGGACAAACGCTTCCTCCCAGACCGCTTCGTCGAAGGCGAATGCCCCTACTGTCACAACCCCAACGCTCGCGGAGACCAGTGCGATAATTGTGGCCGCGTTCTCGACCCGAAAGACCTCATCAACCCGCGCTGTGCACTCGATCACGAGATCCCAGTCCAAAGAGAGTCCGAGCACTGGTTCTTCGATCTTCCCAAGCTCTCGGACCCACTTCGAAAATACATTGAAACAAATCCCAACTTTCCCGAAAACGCACGAAACTTCAGCCTAGCCTGGATCAGAGATGGGTTGAAACCTCGCTCGCTGACCCGCGACAACGCCTGGGGCATAGCAGCACCCTTCAAAGGAGCAAAGGGAAAAACCATCTACGTTTGGATGGAAGCCGTTCTTGGATACGTTTCCGCAACAAAGGAATGGGCCGAGAAAAAGAAGCGACCATCCCTATGGAAGAAATACTGGTTCGACCCAAAAAGCCGCAATGTTCACTTCATAGGAAAAGACAACATCCCATTTCACGTCGTAATCTTCCCGGGATTACTCCTAGCCACGAGGGAGAACTATGATCTGCCTTGGGAGGTATCATCTTCCGAGTACATACAGCTCGAAGGACAGAAATTCTCGAGGAGCAGAAAGATCGGAATCTGGATGGACGAGGCAGTTGAACTCGAAGCCCCAGAATACTGGCGCTACGCGTTGATCAGCCTTAGACCCGAACAGAAAGACACCAACTTCACATGGGACGAGTTCGCGAGAAAAGTCAACACCGAACTAAACGACGTCCTAGGGAACTACGTTCACCGAACCATATCATTCATCCAAACACACTACAAGGGAAAGGTTCCAGAATACTCAGTGACCAAGGAGCAGCACAGGATGATACTCGCATCTCTCAGCTCCATCTTGCCAAGAGTAGATGACAGGCTTGAACACTTCAGGCTGAAAGAGGCCTTGGAGCAAGTCGTCGAGCTTGCACGCGAAGGAAACCGGTACCTAAACGAGCACGAACCGTGGCGTCTCTACAAGACCGATGTTCAAGCCGCAGGCGAAACTCTCGGGGTCTCAGTACAAATCGTGGCAGCCCTGGGCATACTACTCCAGCCCTTCCTTCCCTCAACTTCCAAGAAGATCTGTTTGAGCTTGGCCAGAAAATCCAGTATTCCCTGGAAATCCGCAGGACAGCCGATCATCAAGCCTGGAGCGAGAATCGGCCTTCTCAAACCGTTGTTCCACAAGGTCAATGCCGAGAAGCTTCGAGCTAGACTGGAAGAGATCAGAAGCAGGGCTCCCAATGAAGCTGAAGCTTGA
- a CDS encoding PHP domain-containing protein: MKLKLDLHVHTNRSNDAFTSPEQLTIICRDRGLDGLAITDHNILASDRSNELVILPGIEISTRDGHVIGLGISEAVPRGLSADETIRRIRDLGGVSAIPHPYDLFRSSVRPHLLTVRPDAIEVINSSSFLHSITWKRARKFAEKENYPMTAGSDSHIPLTIGRAYSEIETGSKEVESVLAALKSGSVNPFGRPVQATERFRKILLGKKEKS; the protein is encoded by the coding sequence ATGAAGCTGAAGCTTGACCTGCATGTGCACACTAACAGATCGAATGATGCATTCACATCACCCGAACAGCTAACAATCATTTGCAGAGATCGTGGACTCGACGGTCTAGCAATAACCGATCACAATATCCTCGCTTCAGATCGCAGCAACGAACTTGTAATCCTCCCCGGGATCGAGATATCGACACGAGACGGACACGTGATCGGGCTCGGGATTTCGGAGGCCGTTCCCCGAGGACTTTCAGCAGACGAGACGATCAGAAGAATCCGAGACCTCGGAGGGGTCTCCGCTATTCCTCATCCCTATGACTTGTTTCGGTCGAGCGTGAGACCCCATCTTCTGACCGTCCGTCCTGACGCAATTGAGGTGATCAATTCCTCCAGCTTCCTCCATTCCATTACCTGGAAACGCGCCCGGAAATTCGCGGAGAAAGAAAACTATCCTATGACGGCTGGGAGCGACTCTCACATTCCTCTGACTATCGGAAGAGCCTACAGTGAGATAGAAACTGGATCAAAAGAAGTCGAATCAGTGTTGGCCGCGCTCAAATCCGGATCTGTAAACCCGTTCGGGCGCCCAGTTCAGGCAACCGAACGATTTCGAAAGATTCTCCTTGGGAAGAAAGAGAAGAGCTAG
- a CDS encoding translation initiation factor IF-2 subunit beta produces MKYRKRRIVVRVAATDNYDQLLDRALAGITKPGSTGERFELPIASVSVIGARTIVHNFADVADRLDRDPLQILKYLAKEMATAGSFEGGKGYFQGKFSRETINRLIGAYSNRFVICPVCHRPDTRVERRDRLSFLVCEACGARSSILTT; encoded by the coding sequence TTGAAATACCGGAAAAGGCGTATTGTAGTTAGGGTAGCCGCAACGGACAACTATGATCAATTGCTTGACAGGGCATTGGCGGGCATTACGAAGCCTGGCTCGACGGGGGAGCGTTTCGAGCTTCCCATCGCATCGGTATCGGTGATTGGGGCTCGGACCATAGTTCACAACTTCGCAGATGTTGCTGATCGTTTGGACAGAGACCCGCTACAGATTCTGAAATACCTGGCCAAGGAGATGGCTACAGCGGGCTCCTTCGAAGGTGGCAAGGGCTACTTCCAAGGCAAGTTTTCCAGAGAAACCATCAACCGACTAATTGGCGCTTACTCGAACAGGTTCGTGATCTGCCCGGTCTGCCACAGACCTGACACCCGGGTCGAGCGGAGAGACCGCTTGTCGTTCCTAGTCTGCGAAGCATGCGGTGCGCGTTCGTCGATTCTGACAACTTAG